Part of the Sorghum bicolor cultivar BTx623 chromosome 1, Sorghum_bicolor_NCBIv3, whole genome shotgun sequence genome, attgttataccaacgttgtagagtagagatataaccaaccaatcactcacaatcacaagagaatcctcggcaagagatgacacaagattttttaccgaggttcagttgcttcccggcaagctactcctcgttgtggcgatacacccacttgatggatcacgagctaattggcaatccaaagccaaaccctcagcgggtgccgcacatccactcacaagatggggatcctccaagccacgagcaatccactagagtagccaattgcgatctcccgcgagaaaggctcaagaacccctcacaaatcacttggcgaggctcgaaacaatctccaatcacgagctcaacaccaccgctgctccaagccgtctagggcgtcgggaaacacccaagagtaataagaaatccgcaccaaactcaagaatcaagtgccactaaatgcaactctcaaagcaatgcacttaaatctcactcaatctcactaggattagcaatcaagcaaggagatgagtggagagagtgttctctagctcaaagtatgcctcaagtattcaaaagtgcaagagagaacctcccaaagccggccaccctcaatttataagcccctcaaagaaactagccgttggccatttTCACTAGGCTGAAattaggggcaccggacgctaccaagtggtcaccggacgctcgacccccagcgtccggtgctcaggggaaggcCATGTGTCCTTCaggaatctcgcgtgtcagattctaacggtcacctgcagaccaccggacgctctgcaagtccacaccggactcatgcgcagagagttctgcaaaccgcagggtcaccggacgctaagcaccggtagcgtccggtgctcaccggacccatgcgcagaaagggtcgcaaaacgccctcgcaccggacgctaaccaccggacgcactcagagagcgtccggtgctccaccctagcagggtcaagcacaccggactcggaggctagcgtccggtgtctccgcactcagcgttcggtgagtgtttctcagtgagaaaacactcccgcgacttctccaaatttctcaccggcgcaatagaaaatatacacttatttttctcaaaagcgccgaatcccgccgaacccaaacccctctcaaccctaggaactccaccttctttgcaaaagtgctaacaccaacaagtgtccaccaccaaagtgcaagtgtgttagcattttcacaagcaTTTtcgccaaaggagttaagttagcactttactagatcctaatgcatatgctcaagatgtagacctagtagcacttgattcgagagataaccatgatttcccctcttgatagtcggctatctatcctaaacccggtcaatcacttctctactcatcttagaccggcaaaagtaaaaccctatgtttatacctttgccttgataactttgctcctcgtctatcatcatgatctccacatgaagcttcatctctttgtagtcatgtggccacctttccatgccaccatgcaccttcatcacatgtgttgctatgcctaactcaaatcacttaaacacaaggcattagcaactttggtgtcattaattaccaaaaccaaacttgggctttcaagcgCCCCACCGAGCTGCCACCATGATGGAAGAGGACAACATGGGGGGAGAGGGATCTTAACGGCCTTGGAGATAGGCCGCTTGTCGGCCGCAGTGAAGATGGCGATGTGGTCGAAGGCAGGAGCGCCCGTGTTGCGTGCACGCCATggaggttggcaccggacgtgGGGGCAGGAGCTGAAACGTCGTCATCATCTTGAACTTCGTCCTCGCTGTCGAAGGCATCCTCGACGAAGACCTCGTTTACCAACAGTCGCGTCCTCGCTAGgggcgcagcctcctcggctAGAGAGACATGCAAGCTAGAAAAGGGATTGTGGGAGGGGCTAGTGTTGGCCGCCGACGCCTGAGTGGCCTCTAGCGGGCTAGGCTGAGGCGAGGCACAGGAACTAGGGGTGCTCTCTGGAGAGGTGGATTTGCTGAGGAGTGCCAGGAGTCCTCCACGGACCCCATGGATGAATAGATCAGGTCGAGGGGAGCTCGGATCTGTGCTAGTATGGGGTGGAAGGGCTCCTGGAAGGAGGATCGGCTGTGGAGGGTTGgcggcgccgccgtcgtcgtgggGAAGAAGGGAAAGGTCAGGGGGGACGGGTCCATGTAGCACAAGGTGAACGACCTATTGATGATAATGAAGAGaagggacgtgatctgcattgCAAGGAAAATGAATGAATATTTATACCGGGAGGAGATGATGTGGCTGTAGCGCTCCCGTATTTGCTGGTTGTGTGAGGGGGGGGGGTAGAAACACAAAGTATTTCCATTGGCAAGCTCAATGGAGggcaaagaaaaaataaaattactcaGCTAAGAATTTCTGATGACATGTGGTGCAGGGATGAGAAACAGATGCAACTATTGGCCAGATATTTCTTTAGGGACCAATTTAGTAAGGATGCTGATGTAACCTAGAGCTCATGGTACAGTCGCTGGAGAGGAGAGTAAGAGACGATATGAACGAGGCGCTTTGCAAAGAATTTTTAGATCAAGAAATCTATAATGCGTCGTTCCATATTGGACCAAGCAAAGCTCTGGGTCCATGGCTTGCTCTTTTAGGCTAGTGCAACATTCACTTCACTATCTTATTATCTAACCAAGTTGCTTTAGTGTTGTACGTTGCAGATTTTATTAGGCTATTCACTTTCTCCTCTAGCCATTAGGACTTTTCACTAGAGACTGGTCTCTAAGGGACTGTTGCATATCATGCAGTGTTCTTGGTGTGACCACCCTTTTTTGTAGGGATTGTGCCATAAGAATTTTATCTTGCTCTAGAATCTACACAAAGATCTCATATTTGTTCTCCACTTGTGCTTTCCAAATGAATTCAGTACTTAACAAGGCGAGACCCTTTAAATTGGATTTAAGTAGAATCGGTGGAATACGTGTTTTGTCCCATACTTGTAGATTGGCAAGAACTTTGAGGACATTGACCTCCACGTCCCTCCAGttgtgtattttttttttggtgtaGATAGAAGAGAAGATTTTCGTGTttaggttcatcattcagttCTATAGATTTTTGCACAAACCAAAGAAAGAAATAAATGCCTCATGTTCGTATTTGGGTTTATCATTCAGTTCTAAAGAATTTTGCCCAAATCAAAGAAAGAAATAGATGTCTCACAGAAGAGCAAAAaaaatagtatatatatatattacaaagTCAGCAGGAGAAACCTCAAtctattttatattttcttttatcCTAGATTTGTTTAAATTTGCTTCTATGAGGAGTCAAATCTAGGTTCGCTAGATGCAACCCAAGTGCTCTGACTACTAAGCTAAAGACCCTTTGGCAACAAAAATATAGTAAGACCTAGCATAGTGATGTGGTAAGTAAATAGTCCACAAACATCTATTTCCTTACTATGTTTCATATTTCTTTATGTGATAAAATGTTTGTTTAAAAAGTCATTCGTGAGTCGGTCCAATGATGTTATCGCCTCCTCATATGATCAACTCTTATGTGACATTCATTATGGTATAAAAATATTTGGTTATACAATATGTAAGACATGAATCTTAATAAATCTGAttactttattttttataaatttatcaTTTAGTAGAAACTTAAAAAATATTGTCTTTTATTTTTACCGTAGCGTTAGCAAAGGCATACTACTAGTTTTGAATAATGTTTCAACTATTTTTGTGCCGCAACGGATGttgtctctacaactaaaaagattcATGTGTTATCATCTGATCGCTTCCCACTCTCATGCGAAcaaataagctcaagcgaatccCCTGGCCTACAGCCGCACATGCACCCCGCATGCCTCGTTcgtccccccccccctctcctcCACGTACTGTCGAGTTAAAACCCAGACAAGGGAGCTGTGAACTAGGGATAAAATCCTGGTGGTCAAAAGAAAGGCATTCCCGGATGTGATTTCTAGGATGTGCAGGAGAATTTATGGATTATACATATACTAGATATGAAATAAAATGATAATGTGTTTTTAACCTTTTTAGTGAATTATATATTTTCTATGTTGCAAAACTTACTTTTCGGTTGTTTGTTTGTAGGAAAAATGTTTTAGGGACAAATGATATATTCATGCAAGAGAGAAGATCAGTAGCTGAATCTTGTCCATcttgttcgtttgagcttatcagccaaatctatcaaccattcaatattttttctctcacaacaaatcagcgaacaatattttcTGTCATGACTTAGCAGCCAGCCAAACAAACAATAGCTTGTTTTGGTCCAACATCTTAGAATTGCCAAAAATACATGTCATATGcaaattattatttttgttaGGCAAAAAAGATTGACTTTTGCATTGATTCATTTTAAAAACATGTTATTAGATCTTATTGTGGTATCAGTTTTTTCCGTTGCTAAATGGGAGACAAGTAGCCAATGATAACTTGTGGAGATGTTACTTATTGAATATACTCATTATATAgtaaaataatacatatattttAATAAATATGCATGAATTTATGTTTAACTTGTAACTAAAAGTGCAAATTtgcttttggtaattaatgacatcaagttgctaatgcctttctgtttaagtgatttgagttaggcatagcaacacatgtgatgaaggagtAATGCGACATGGAGTGGTggacacatgatcacaaagagatgaagcatgaagtgaagatcatggtgatggacAAGGAGTAAAAGTTATCAAAGCAAAGATATAAACATAGagttttgcttttgccggtctaagatgagtagagaagtgattgaccggatttaggatagatagccgactatcaaaaggaaaaatcacggtcatctctcgaatcaagtgctactaggtccatatctttagCATATGTATTAGGATCCAGTAAAGTGCTAACATAactcttttaaaaaaatatttgtgaaatgctaacacacatgcacaatggtggaatacacttggtggtgttagcacatttgtaaATGAGGTGGAGGTTgaggggtagagaggggtttgggttcatcTCTCTCTCCCGCCGAGCTGCTCGGCGAGATtcaacgcttttgagaaaataaaatgCATACTTTCTATTGCGTCAAAGGAAAAATTTCGAAAAGTCGTGCGAGTGTttttcgctgagaaacacttGTCGGACGCTGGGTCAGACGGTGTCGGACATCGACGTATGCAGCGCACAGAGGCGCAACTTGACTTGTGCGTCGAAGCATGAGACGCTCTAGTGTTTGAGTGTGTGGTACTCGCACTATAGCAACTACAGGGTTTCGACGTTGTGTGCGGTGGACGCTGACGAGTGTCAGATGTCACACCGTTGGACGCCGGACGCGTTTGACATTTGCTTGAAAGGTTTCAAAACCTTATtgagtagcgtccggtgtgagcagCCGCATCCGGTGCGTGGTGTCTGCGCATCCAACACGGTGTACTTTTGAAACGTTAAGTTTCTAGTGATCGTTGACGTTTAACGGATCATGTTCAAAGAGGGACACGTGGTAGCGATCAAACACACAAGACTCGGAGCGTCCGACGCCCCCATAGTTGGGGTGACCTCTTAAAATAGAAGGTGGCTGGCTTTAGGGGCTTATCTCCTGCACTTCTGAACATTTGAGATacactttgagctagagaacatctTCTTCACTCATCtacttgcttgattgctcatcctagtgagattgagtgagattcaagtgcattgcattaAGAGctacatctagtggcacttgatctttgAGTTTGctatggatttcttgttactcttcggTGTTTCCTGAGACCCTAGACAActtggagcagtggaggtgttgagctcgtgactgGAGATTGTTTCAAGCCTCACTAATTAATTTATGAGAGGTTCTTGACCCTTCCTCGCTAGAGatcacaattggctactctagtggattgctcgtggcttggaggatcctcaTCTTATGAGTGGATGTGCGACACCCGTTGagagtttggctttggattgctaattagctcgtgatccatcaaatgggtgtatcgccacaacgaggactagcttactgggaagcaagtgaacttcgataaaaaatcttgtgtcatcccctaccgaggattctcttttgtgattgtgattgtgagtgattgattaAATACATCGCTACTCTAcaatgttggtataacaatcactctccactcctttacttacttgcataccttgctagttatttagcttgtgtagcttagtcttcttgtttaggagtgtagctagcTCTTAGTTATAGTTTGTTGTTGTGGTTTAGTATTTAGCCTTTttatagacttgtgtaggtggcctACATAGCTTAGTTATGCTAGAGCTAGAATTACTTCACCATttattttactaatcaacttatcTATTTGagattgtagaaaatttaaataggctatttacTCCCCTCTAGCCGTTGGACCTTAAAGTAACTTGATGGTCATTATTTATAGCGTGCCTATTTTCTTCTATGGTTATTAATGAATGGTGAGATTTTACATATGTTATATTTGTGACAGGGGCACTTAACTAGTCATGCCTAAAATATTGTAGGTCCCATACTCCTCAGGCCCTGTGTAGTTTTCACTAAAAAACTTTTTACTCCATCATATCAAATGTTTAGAcaaatgcataaaacattaaatatagattaacaactaattgcacagtttgcatatattttgcgagatgaatcttttaagcctaattagtctataattagacataaATTGCTATAGTTACACATGTGCTACGGTACCTAAAAACTTTTtttcacaaactaaacaaggctaagtCTTggctaaaaataatattttgtacACCTTCTAGCCGGGAGCAAGACTTTTTTTTGACCTCGATGCCAATATCGTTCATCAACCAAGAAGTGGTAAAAATCAACAGAAAATTCCTTCATTGCCACTAAATATTATAGCACTTCCTTCTTTGCCATCAAAATTTTCAAACTTCCCTCACTACCATCAAATACTTTTTACGTTTCCCTAACTGCCACTTCTGTTAAAACCTATTGAGGTATACTTGCTGGTAGCTGGAGCCCACTATTTATCCTCCGTTAGGGTCGCGAGATAGAAGCATCAGGCGGACACATGTTCCCCGTGCACCGTCGTTGAGGCTGGAGCTCGCCCCTGCGCCACGCATGGTCGGGCTGCAGCTCGCTGCCGCTGCCATGGCTAGGGCTCGAGCTCGCCTCGTGCGTGGCTGGGCTAGAGCTCACCCGCGCCGCCATGGCTGGAGCTCGAGCTCGGCCCCACGCCGTACATGGCCGGGCTAGAGCTCGCCCCCCATCTGCACTGCTCACCAATGGAGGAATGACGACATCCATTTGGGCCGCCACCTCGCTCTCCTGCGGTCATGCCTCCTCTCGTCGCACTAGCTCGCGTCGCGTCACAGGGTCGGGGTCGCGTGGGCACGAACGGAGCAGGCGAGTGGGCACGCGCGACATCCCCAGACAAGTTGCACGAAGATGCGGGCGACGAGCTGGTGGAGCCAAGGATGCGCAGGCTGAAGCCCCGGGCAAGCAGCTGCGCTGCGGACATGGAAACCAATGATGTCATGAGCTCATGATCGATTTGACAACAGATGCAGGTGGGTGGTGGCTGCTCATCGTCTTTCTCGAGTCTCGACGATGAGTACACACGGAGGAGGCTGACGCCGTCTCGCCGAAGATGTCCTTGCCGAAGATATGGAAATGGCGCTGCATGAAGGGCCCAGACCTTGACAACAACAGGTCCTTGGCGCCGGTATCGAGGTTCACCAGCCTCACGCGCAGCTCACCGTGTACTTTCCCCTTGGCCTTGGTTTTCTGGAGCTTCTTGCTCTCGGTCTTGGCGGTGCTGGAGGAGGCCGAGGTTCCGCTTGATCGCTTCTGTCGGCTGTTGCTGCTTCTGCTTGCCTAACCATAGTTTTGGGGCAGGTAGCTATGCAGCTGAGCCAAGTGCATGGCTAGGGATGGTCGCGGAGGCACGACGAGTAGGAGGCAGCTGGGCATAGGAACTGGAGGCGCTCGAGCCGCTGGCGCGGTCGAGAGCCCATGCGTGGACAAAACAGAACGAGACGTTGTTAGCGGCAGGTGTAAATGGCAACTAAACCCTtgattagttcacccaaaaacaaaaaaaacttttcaagatttctcgtcacatcgaatcatgtagtacatacataaagcattgaatatagataaaaacaaaaactaaataTACAATTTGTATGTAAATcgtaagacaaatcttttaaacctagttatttcatgattggataatgtttgttaaataaaaacgaaaatgctacagtgtcaaaatctaaatttttttcggatctaaacaaggcctaaggaaaCACAAAAATTATTTGATGGCAGTGGgggaattttaaaaattttaatgGCAATGAAGAAAGTGCTATAATTTTTAGTGGCAACTTTGAATTTTCTCAAAAATCGATGCTGGGTTTACGTCGGGCTGCCCGTGGCCCTAGTTGTTGTTGACGAAAGGGCGATAGCCGATAGGGCCGGGCCGGGTTGGGTTGGGCTTGGGCACTTGGGCTGTAAAGCGTCAACGCCTGGACGACGCAGCACGCCGACGCCGAGGAGTGATTCCCTGCTGTGTCCTGAAGCAAGCGCAGCAGCAATGCCAGCTCTTCCCGCTTTCCCCCTCACCCGCCGCCCATCCGACGCCAGACGCCGCGGTCGCCTCGTCCTTtccctcgtcgtcctcgtcgcCGTCTCCGCCGCCGCAGCCCTCGCCTACCTCTCTTTCCCCTCTGCTGGGCGGACATCGCCCCCGGCAGCGTTCTCGGCGGTCCGGGCGGAGGCCGACTGCTGCAGGGGTATGGAGGGCCTCGAGCTCTGGGGCCCGGCGGTCAAGTGGGGCTCAGACCACCGCCTGCCCTCCGCCGCTGCCTGCTGCGCTGCCTGCAAGGCCATGTGCCCTCACCCCGAGGACGGGGCCTGCCGCTGCGACTCGTGGGTCTTCTGCGGTGACGAGCGCAAATGCAAGGACAGGTTCGGGGAGGTCAGTCCAGTCCGTTTCTATCCCTTCTCTCATCTACCATCTACCAGCAGAAGCCAAGTATTTGCATTTCCAATTTCCATAGATTTATTCCTCTTCCTAGTTCTTCAAGGTGCATTATTTTTCAATATTATTAATTTGATCTAGTAGCATTACCTAGGTTAGAACATCTCCAAAGGCTCCTTAAAAATCACTTGGTAAACCAACGATTATGCCATAGCCACAGTAGCGatctgcagcagcagcatgtAACATTGCGAGTTATTCGTAGCCTGAACCAACAGCGAGTTCATCTATCGCTTCTGCAATAGTGTTCTATTACCCTTCACCAATTTTGTTCTCCTGAACTAGCACAAGAATTTGCAGCTTATATTCTAGGCCTTCTGTGAATAAAAcacctactcccattgaaaaaAATCACACTATACCATGAATCAACCTACAGATTATCATAAATTTCTATGCTTAGAAGGGAATCAGCAGGTCACCAGTTTGATACTCTCTCCAGATTGCAAACAAAGTAATGTGTCAGAAAACTGAAATTTTGAGCCCTGTACCAACTTcacagaaacaaaaaaaaaaaaacttgataCGATCCTATTTTTGGTACGATTTGGCTACAAATCTCAGATAAACATGAGGTGAACACTGATAATTTGTCCTCTGAAATTTGTATCAAATGCCATGGAATTGGAAGTGGTATTAATCAGTTGAATAGTTGGACCAACTTATTTTCTTAGACCAAGCTTATCAGTAGTTAAAACAATCCAAATTCCCTAAAAGGATCAAGGTAAGTTCTTCTCAAAGCAAAATGGGGAAAGTTTACTACAGCATCAATTCGAGCATATTCTGTAGAGCAAATCCTAAACCAATGTAGGTAAGGGTAACCCAGTAGTTTTCACTTTCAGGTTTAGGATGTAGCTTGTGTGAATTAAGATACGCTGCGTTTTCTTTGCAGGAGCGTATTGATAAAAGTAAAATTAGTACAGGCAGCAACATGGATCCATTTATATGCAACTAgaatagaaaaagaaaaacagctATCTCTGAACTGTCAGTGCTATGTACGTACCAGTTTTGGCAGCTTGATGTAAGTCACTACTACGACTGCTACTCTGTTGTTGTGTATATTAGTTCATAAGATCTCTCTTTATTTGTACAATTCTGCTGTGACAATAGCGAGCTTCGAAATGAATGCTCACCTTGACAGAGACAGAGGGGATATCACCGAGGGGTCCATGACAGCTCGGTGGTGTCAGTCTTGGATAAAGTGCATATGCGGTCGAGGTTGGGTTGAGCGACATTGGCGCGGTGGTGGCTTCAGATCGATGCAGGGCGCTGCTGGGCATCCTTCTTGCATCCACACGAAGCCGAAGACAGGTGTCGGGATGATGTGGATGGCCCTGGTGGAGAAGACGGATGTGCCTTGCAGTGCAGGAGTGGCCGCTGCTGGTGCGGAATGGGTTGAGGAAGGTGTTGTTGACTTGATTTGGTGGCCTTGTAGTGCCGGCGACCTGGGTGGTGAGCGGCTGCTGCTGACCTCCGAACCCTACTAACCTACAACTAATCTCCAGCTGCAACTGTGAATTGTGCAAGGAACAAGAACTAGATGAAAATGGGAACATGAGAATAGGAAGAGAAGCCTTAGCCCTTGGGAAAGGTGTACAGTCTTTGGTGTGCTGTCCTCTGCACGACTGCACCTGCTTGGGCTGCAGCCAAGCGGCTGGGCTGTACAGCTGCAGTTGAAACAGCTGCAAGAAGCAGTAGCGAGAGCATGCACACAGGCACGAGAGATTTATCAAATGCTTATTTTTAGGAGGTCAGATACAAAGCTATTTGGAGGGacatctttttcctttttgccaaaaaaaaagccGAATTAGCGAGTTGCTTTCTTTCCttatgcagcagcagcagcagcaagaacACAGCAAGAACAACAAAGCCTTTTAGTCCCAAGCAAGTTGGTGTAGGCTAGAGTTGAAACCCAACATGAGCCCCTAGTCACGGTTCAAGTACGTCGATAGCTGCTTTCCAAGCACTTCTATCTAAACAAAGATCTCTAGGTATATTTCAACCCTTTAAAACTCTTTTTATTGTCTCCCACATGTCAGTTTCGGTCTTCCTCTACCTCTCCTCACATTGATATCTCGACTTAGGACTCCACAATGCACTGGTGCCTTAGAAGGTCTCCTTTGGACATGGCCAAACCACCTCAACCTATGTTGAACAAGCTTTTCTTCGATTGGTGCTACCCCTAGACGGTCACGTATATCATCGTTCCGAACTCGATCCATCCTTGTGTGACCACAAATCCAACGCAACATATGCATTTCCGCGACACTTAGTTATTGGACATGTCTTTTTGTAGGCCAACATTTTGCTCCATACAACATAGCGGGTCTAATCGTCGTTCTATAAAACTTGCCTTTAAGCTTTTGTGGTACCCTCTTGTCACAGAGAATACAAAATGCTTGGCGCCACTTCATCCACCTTGCTTTGATCTATGGCAAACGTCTACATCAATATCTCCATCCTTCTGTAGCATCGATCCTAGATAACGAAAAGTATCTTTCTTAGGCACCACTTGACCTTCCAAACTCACCTCATCCTCCTCATGTGTAGCATTGTCAAAGTTGCATCTCATGTATTCTGTTTTAGTTTGACTTACTATAAAACCTTTGGACTCAAGGGTTTGCCGCCACAACTCCAGTTTCCTATTTACTCCTGCCTAGCTTTCATCAACTAGCACTACATCGTCTGCAAAAAGCATACACCAAGGGATATTCCCTTGAATGTCCCTTGTCACTTCGTCCATTACCAAGGCAAAGAGATACAGGTTCAAGGCTGACCCTTGATGAAGTCCTATTTTAGTTTGGAAGTAATCTGTGTTGCGATCATTTGTTCGGACACTAGTCATGACATTATTGTACATGTCCTTGATGAGGGTAACATACTTGGTTGGGACTTTATGTTTGTCCAAAGCCCACCACATAACATTCCTTGGTATCTTGTCATAAGCCACCAAGTCAATGAAAACCATGTGTAGGTCCTTCTGCTCCCTAAACCGCTCCATAGTTGATGCTCGATAACTCTCTCCCACGGCTTCATCGTGTGGCTCATCAACTTAATTCCCCTATAGTGCAACTTTGGATGTCTCCCTTGTTCTTGTAGATTGGCACCAATATGCTTCTTCTCCACTCCTCAGGCATCTTGTTCGATTGATAGATATTGTTGAACATCCTCATAGCCATACTATAGCTAAATCCCCAAGACACCACCACACCTTGCTCGGAATATCATAGGGGCCCAACGCTTTACCCACTTTCATCCTTTTCAAAGCTTCCCTAACCTCCTGCACTTGGAATCTACGCACAAAGCACCTATTGGTGTCATCAAACGAGTTGTCCAACTGGTCAGTGGAGTTCTCATTCTCCCCATTGAAAAGCTTATCAAAATACTCTTGCCATCTGTGTCTGATCTCATCCTCCTTCACCAAGAGTTGCTCTCTCTCATCCTTAATGTACTTGACTTGGTTGAAGTCCCTCGTCTTTCTATCATGAGCCCTAGCCATCCTATTGATGTCCTTCCCTCCTTCCTTCGTATTCAGACATTGGTAAAGACCCTCGTAAGCCCGCCCCTTCGCCTCTCCCACCGCTTGTTTTGCAGTCTTCTTTGCCACCTTGTACTTCTCTATGTTGTCTGCACACCGGTCCTGGTACAAGCGCTTGTAGCATTCCTTCTTTTCCTTGGTAGCCTTTTGCACATCTTCATTCCACTATCAAGCGTCCTTCAAGTCGCATCCACTTCCTTTAGTCACTCCAAGTACCTCTGTCACAACCTTCCGAATGCATGTTGCCATCTTCTCCCACATGTTGTTCGCATCGCCTTCGTCCATCTTTCAGTTGTAGCTCACTGTTGGAGTATAAGgtttaggcccatgaggcccatgtatgtgACCATATTGCTACCCTTCTAGGGTCAGCCCAAGTAATGGAAATCACAGTTTACAGCGTGGTATCAAGCTAGGGTTTCTCTTCTCCCTCCCTTCCCAGCCCAGCCGCcaggcagccgccgccgccggccggcgcgccgccgcagccgcggcCATGGCTgcccctcctccaccaccagtcGGCGCGGGCGCGCCGCC contains:
- the LOC110432838 gene encoding uncharacterized protein LOC110432838 encodes the protein MPALPAFPLTRRPSDARRRGRLVLSLVVLVAVSAAAALAYLSFPSAGRTSPPAAFSAVRAEADCCRGMEGLELWGPAVKWGSDHRLPSAAACCAACKAMCPHPEDGACRCDSWVFCGDERKCKDRFGEERIDKSKISTGSNMDPFICN